A single Phoenix dactylifera cultivar Barhee BC4 chromosome 1, palm_55x_up_171113_PBpolish2nd_filt_p, whole genome shotgun sequence DNA region contains:
- the LOC120112466 gene encoding uncharacterized protein LOC120112466, which produces MHAKTDSEVTSLAPSSPTRSPRRPAYYVQSPSRDSHDGEKTTTSLHSTPVLSPMASPRHSHSSVGHHSRDSSSSRFSGALKPGGSGKIVSNDGGKGGRRKSEKTWKEFTVIEEEGLLEDEEEGKRFRRQLYFLGFLLSFIVIFSFFALILWAASRSQGPKITMKSITFESFIIQAGTDASMVPTDMATLNSTVKLSFRNTGTFFGVHVTSTPFDLTYNQLTLASGNMNKFYQSRKSHRTLSVVVLGSKIPLYGGGPSLMYSPGKTNNSVPVHLSLNFMVRSRAYVLGRLVKPKFYTGVHCSVVMDQTKLNTLVSLKKSCQYS; this is translated from the exons ATGCACGCCAAGACCGACTCAGAGGTGACAAGTTTGGCACCGTCATCCCCGACTAGATCCCCGAGAAGGCCTGCGTACTACGTCCAGAGCCCGTCGAGGGACTCCCACGATGGCGAGAAGACGACGACGTCGCTCCACTCGACGCCGGTCCTCAGCCCAATGGCCTCGCCACGGCACTCCCACTCCTCGGTGGGGCACCACTCCCGCGACTCGTCCTCGAGCCGCTTCTCCGGCGCACTGAAGCCTGGTGGTTCTGGGAAGATTGTGAGCAATGATGGAGGTAAGGGTGGCCGCCGGAAGAGCGAGAAGACATGGAAGGAGTTCACGGTCATAGAGGAGGAAGGCCTCCTtgaggatgaggaggaggggAAGAGGTTTCGACGGCAGCTTTACTTCCTTGggtttctcctctctttcattgtgattttctctttcttcgcGTTGATCCTTTGGGCGGCCAGCAGATCGCAGGGGCCTAAAATCACCATGAAG AGCATCACATTTGAGAGCTTCATCATTCAAGCTGGAACTGATGCATCGATGGTGCCGACCGACATGGCTACATTGAACTCCACCGTGAAGCTCTCATTCCGAAATACCGGGACCTTCTTTGGTGTTCATGTGACCTCAACACCATTTGATCTCACTTACAACCAACTCACATTGGCCAGTGGGAAT ATGAACAAATTCTATCAGTCAAGGAAGAGCCATAGAACTCTCAGTGTGGTGGTGTTGGGGAGCAAGATTCCACTCTATGGAGGAGGGCCAAGCCTGATGTATTCCCCTGGGAAGACCAACAACAGTGTCCCGGTGCACCTTAGCCTTaatttcatggtgagatcaagGGCCTATGTGTTGGGGCGCCTGGTGAAGCCCAAATTTTATACAGGGGTCCACTGCTCTGTTGTTATGGACCAGACCAAGCTCAACACTCTGGTCTCCCTCAAGAAATCTTGTCAATACTCTTGA
- the LOC103704430 gene encoding subtilisin-like protease SBT3 — MALRLSFHYVWMAVAILTSRMIPTSAEVATYIIHMDLSAMPRAFSGHRSWYTSVVSAAATTPSDSISATSNLIYVYDNAIHGFSARLSPLQLQQLKRSHGYLSCYREMPMTVDTTHTPEFLHLSSGSGLWPASNYGEDVIIGVVDSGIWPERESFSDDSMTDVPARWKGVCEQGTAFSSSACNRKLIGARSFNKGLLAANPNLTIAVNSPRDTDGHGTHTSSTAVGNYVPGASFFGYAPGTAQGMAPRARLAMYKAIWDEGAVTSDIIAAIDQAISDGVDVISLSLGLGFFPLYKDPIAMASFAAMEKGIFVATSAGNYGPGLRVLHNGTPWVTTIGAATVDRDFASIVDLGDGSSINGQSMYPGRPPSTRHHALPLVFMGSCGNRTLLKNARHKMVVCDAKDLEFATSQVESTKVDAALFVSAKVHLYVKFSFPGAIISPQDGKTILEYINKSSDPRAMLRFRETILGTKPAPMAADYTSRGPSVSCPTVLKPDILAPGSFILAAWAQNSSVGFDGSHKLYSPFNIISGTSMACPHAAGIAAMIKGARPDWSPAAIRSALMTTANNLDNTMMPIRDMGYADRPAATPLAIGSGHIEPNRALDPGLVYDASTDDYVRLLCAMKYTSKQIKTITKTYSFDCSHASLDLNYPSFIAFFNPNKTAASDEVVQEFRRTVTNVGDAVVTYNAKVVAMKGFAIRIVPEKLVFYEKYEKKSFALILVGQMGKKDDEVLHGSLSWVDDKGKYVVRSPIVATTINSTRL; from the coding sequence ATGGCACTTCGGTTATCCTTCCACTATGTGTGGATGGCAGTAGCCATACTTACCTCACGCATGATACCAACATCAGCTGAAGTTGCCACCTATATTATCCACATGGATTTATCAGCCATGCCCAGAGCCTTCTCAGGCCACCGCAGCTGGTATACCTCCGTCGTCTCTGCCGCCGCCACCACCCCCTCCGACTCGATCTCTGCAACCTCCAACCTCATCTACGTCTATGACAATGCTATTCATGGATTCAGCGCTCGACTCTCGCCATTGCAGCTCCAACAGCTCAAGAGATCACATGGCTACTTATCGTGCTATCGCGAAATGCCGATGACGGTTGACACCACCCACACCCCCGAATTTCTCCACCTTAGTTCAGGTTCCGGTCTATGGCCGGCCTCCAACTATGGCGAGGACGTCATAATTGGGGtggtcgactccgggatatggCCCGAGAGAGAGAGCTTCAGCGACGACAGCATGACCGACGTGCCTGCCAGATGGAAGGGCGTCTGCGAGCAAGGTACTGCTTTCAGCTCCTCTGCGTGCAACCGGAAGCTCATCGGAGCCCGGAGCTTCAACAAGGGCTTGCTCGCTGCAAACCCAAACCTCACCATTGCGGTCAATTCCCCACGTGACACCGACGGTCACGGCACACACACCTCCTCCACCGCCGTCGGAAATTACGTCCCCGGCGCGTCCTTCTTTGGGTACGCACCCGGCACGGCCCAGGGGATGGCGCCCCGTGCGCGGCTGGCCATGTATAAGGCTATTTGGGACGAAGGAGCCGTCACGTCCGACATCATCGCCGCAATCGATCAAGCTATATCTGATGGCGTGGATGTCATCTCCCTATCTCTGGGCCTCGGCTTCTTCCCCCTCTACAAGGATCCCATTGCCATGGCCTCCTTCGCCGCCATGGAGAAGGGGATATTCGTCGCGACCTCGGCGGGCAACTATGGCCCAGGCTTGCGGGTCCTGCACAACGGGACCCCCTGGGTCACCACCATCGGTGCTGCCACCGTCGACCGGGACTTTGCCAGCATCGTCGATCTCGGAGATGGCAGCTCCATCAACGGGCAATCAATGTACCCTGGAAGGCCACCTTCCACTAGGCATCATGCATTGCCCTTGGTGTTCATGGGGTCTTGTGGCAACAGGACCTTGCTGAAGAATGCGCGTCACAAGATGGTAGTATGTGATGCCAAGGATCTTGAATTCGCCACCTCTCAAGTTGAGTCCACTAAAGTGGATGCTGCCCTCTTCGTATCTGCTAAAGTGCACTTATATGTCAAATTCTCGTTTCCTGGGGCTATCATTAGCCCTCAAGATGGTAAGACCATCTTGGAGTACATAAATAAAAGCTCGGACCCGAGAGCCATGTTGAGATTTCGGGAGACCATCTTGGGCACAAAGCCTGCCCCCATGGCGGCTGACTACACCTCCAGAGGGCCCTCGGTGAGCTGCCCAACTGTGCTGAAGCCAGACATTTTGGCTCCTGGCAGCTTCATCCTAGCAGCTTGGGCACAGAATTCATCGGTAGGGTTCGACGGGTCTCATAAATTGTATAGCCCATTCAACATCATATCAGGAACATCCATGGCCTGCCCTCATGCAGCAGGCATAGCTGCAATGATCAAGGGTGCAAGGCCGGACTGGAGCCCTGCGGCGATTCGATCTGCGCTGATGACCACCGCAAACAATTTGGACAATACCATGATGCCAATTAGAGACATGGGGTATGCCGATCGGCCAGCAGCAACTCCGCTGGCTATCGGGTCCGGTCACATTGAGCCCAACAGGGCACTCGATCCTGGTCTTGTCTATGATGCCAGCACCGATGACTATGTGAGACTCTTATGTGCCATGAAATATACCAGCAAGCAGATAAAGACGATCACCAAGACCTATTCTTTCGATTGCTCTCATGCatctttagatctcaattatccATCGTTCATTGCATTCTTCAATCCTAACAAGACTGCTGCTAGTGATGAGGTTGTCCAAGAGTTCCGAAGGACGGTAACGAATGTGGGAGATGCGGTGGTGACTTACAACGCCAAGGTGGTGGCTATGAAGGGGTTTGCAATTAGGATCGTGCCGGAGAAGTTAGTTTTTTACGAGAAGTACGAGAAGAAAAGTTTCGCTCTCATTCTGGTGGGCCAGATGGGGAAGAAAGACGATGAGGTGCTTCACGGTTCATTAAGTTGGGTGGATGATAAAGGGAAGTATGTGGTGAGGAGTCCTATAGTGGCAACTACCATCAACTCAACTCGATTGTAG
- the LOC120112465 gene encoding subtilisin-like protease SBT3 produces MALLSSFHYVWMAIAILTSQMIPISAEVATYIVHMDLSAMPRAFSGHRSWYTSVVSAAATSDSVFAASNLIYIYDNAIHGFSARLSPLQLQQLKRSHGFLSCYRDVPVTVDTTHTPEFLHLSSASGLWPASNYGEDVIIGVVDSGIWPESESFSDYGMTDVPARWKGVCEQGTTFSSSACNRKLIGARSFNKGLLAANPNLTIAVNSPRDTDGHGTHTSSTAAGNYVPDASFFGYAPGTARGMAPRARLAMYKALWDEGVATSDIIAAIDQAISDGVDVISLSLGLDFIPLYKDPIAIASFAAMQKGIFVATSAGNRGPDLRVLHNGTPWVTTIGAATVDRDFAGIVDLGDGSSIIGQSLYPGRPPSTRHHALPLVFMGSCGNETLLKNARHKMVVCDAKDLDLATFQVESAKVDAALFISASLLKDYYVQFSFPGAIIRPQDGKTILKYINKSADPRAMLRFRKTILGIKPAPMAAFYTSRGPSASCPTVLKPDIVAPGSLILASWAQNSSVGFVRSHELYSPFNIISGTSMACPHAAGIAAMIKGARPEWSPAAIRSALVTTANNLDNTMMPIRDMGYADRPVATPMAIGSGQIEPNRALDPGLIYDASTDDYVRLLCAMKYTSKQIKMITKTYSFDCSNASLDLNYPSFIAFFNPNKTAISYKVVQEFQRTVTNVGDAVVTYNAKVVAMKGIEISVMPEKLVFHEKYEKKSFTLIMVGQMGKKADEVLHGSLSWVDDKGKYVVRSPIVATTINSTRL; encoded by the coding sequence ATGGCACTTCTGTCGTCCTTCCACTATGTGTGGATGGCAATAGCCATACTTACCTCACAGATGATACCAATATCAGCTGAAGTTGCCACCTATATTGTTCACATGGACTTATCAGCCATGCCGAGAGCCTTCTCAGGCCACCGCAGCTGGTATACCTCCGTCGTCTCTGCCGCCGCCACCTCCGACTCGGTCTTTGCAGCCTCCAACCTCATCTACATCTATGACAATGCTATTCATGGATTCAGCGCTCGACTCTCGCCATTGCAGCTCCAACAGCTCAAGAGATCACATGGCTTTTTGTCGTGCTACCGCGACGTGCCGGTGACGGTCGACACCACCCACACCCCCGAATTCCTCCACCTTAGTTCAGCTTCCGGTCTGTGGCCGGCCTCCAACTATGGCGAGGACGTCATAATTGGGGtggtcgactccgggatatggCCCGAGAGCGAGAGCTTCAGCGACTACGGCATGACCGACGTGCCTGCCAGATGGAAGGGTGTCTGCGAGCAAGGTACTACTTTCAGCTCCTCGGCATGCAACCGGAAGCTCATCGGAGCCCGAAGCTTCAACAAGGGCTTGCTCGCTGCAAACCCAAACCTCACCATTGCGGTCAATTCCCCGCGCGACACCGACGGTCACGGCACGCACACCTCCTCCACAGCCGCCGGGAATTATGTCCCCGATGCGTCCTTCTTCGGGTACgcacccggcacggcccggggGATGGCGCCCCGTGCGCGGTTGGCCATGTACAAGGCTCTTTGGGACGAAGGAGTCGCTACATCCGACATCATCGCCGCAATCGACCAAGCTATATCTGATGGCGTGGATGTCATCTCCCTATCTCTGGGCCTTGACTTCATCCCCCTCTACAAGGATCCCATTGCCATAGCCTCCTTCGCCGCCATGCAGAAGGGGATATTTGTCGCGACCTCGGCGGGCAACAGGGGCCCAGACTTGCGGGTCCTGCACAACGGGACCCCCTGGGTCACCACCATCGGCGCCGCCACCGTCGATCGGGACTTCGCCGGCATCGTCGATCTCGGAGATGGCAGCTCCATCATCGGGCAATCACTGTACCCTGGAAGGCCACCTTCCACCAGGCATCATGCATTGCCTTTGGTGTTCATGGGGTCTTGTGGCAACGAAACCTTGCTGAAGAATGCGCGTCACAAGATGGTAGTATGTGATGCCAAGGATCTCGACCTTGCCACCTTCCAAGTTGAGTCTGCTAAAGTGGATGCTGCCCTCTTCATATCTGCATCCTTGTTGAAGGACTATTACGTGCAATTCTCGTTCCCCGGGGCTATCATCAGGCCTCAAGATGGCAAGACCATCTTGAAGTACATAAATAAAAGCGCGGACCCGAGAGCCATGTTGAGATTCCGGAAGACCATCCTAGGCATAAAGCCTGCCCCCATGGCGGCTTTCTACACCTCGAGAGGGCCCTCGGCGAGCTGCCCAACCGTGCTAAAGCCAGACATTGTGGCTCCTGGCTCCCTCATCCTAGCATCTTGGGCGCAGAATTCATCGGTAGGGTTCGTCAGGTCTCATGAATTGTATAGCCCATTCAACATCATATCAGGAACATCCATGGCCTGCCCTCATGCAGCTGGTATAGCTGCAATGATCAAGGGTGCAAGGCCGGAATGGAGCCCTGCAGCGATTCGATCTGCGCTGGTGACCACCGCAAACAATTTGGACAACACCATGATGCCAATTAGAGACATGGGATATGCCGATCGGCCGGTGGCGACTCCGATGGCTATCGGGTCCGGTCAGATTGAGCCCAACAGGGCACTCGATCCTGGTCTTATCTATGATGCAAGCACCGACGACTACGTGAGACTCTTATGTGCCATGAAGTATACCAGCAAGCAGATAAAGATGATCACGAAGACCTATTCCTTCGATTGCTCGAATGCatctttagatctcaattatccATCGTTCATTGCATTCTTCAATCCTAACAAGACTGCTATCAGTTATAAAGTTGTCCAAGAGTTCCAAAGGACGGTGACAAATGTGGGAGATGCGGTGGTGACTTACAATGCCAAGGTGGTTGCTATGAAGGGGATTGAAATCAGTGTCATGCCCGAGAAGTTAGTTTTTCACGAGAAGTATGAGAAGAAAAGCTTCACTCTCATTATGGTGGGCCAGATGGGGAAGAAAGCGGATGAGGTGCTTCATGGTTCATTAAGCTGGGTGGATGATAAAGGGAAGTATGTGGTGAGAAGTCCCATAGTGGCAACTACCATCAACTCAACCCGGTTGTAG